In one Sandaracinaceae bacterium genomic region, the following are encoded:
- a CDS encoding TetR/AcrR family transcriptional regulator — MMRPTRRERAAEHTREDILVAAARVFARKGYAAAGVQEIAAEAGFAAASLYSYFKGKRAIWDALRDKIIAEFEALMEKPLPAGLSLEQRLELVLSEQLGWAEGRRDEFVAVMSPPPAEASDGEPSAQDCDPDLIARSADYVARICAEHPDHPALQGLTEEEAGYVMWGLSNAYFMRWIARGEAATPLSHEASKIVTLFFRGCAGLSELAKA, encoded by the coding sequence ATGATGCGTCCCACCCGACGAGAGCGTGCCGCCGAGCACACCCGCGAAGACATCCTGGTCGCTGCCGCGCGCGTCTTCGCCCGCAAGGGCTACGCGGCGGCCGGCGTGCAGGAGATCGCCGCCGAGGCAGGCTTCGCGGCCGCCTCGCTCTACAGCTACTTCAAGGGCAAGCGCGCCATCTGGGACGCCCTGCGCGACAAGATCATCGCGGAGTTCGAGGCCCTCATGGAGAAGCCGCTCCCCGCGGGGCTGTCCCTCGAGCAGCGCCTCGAGCTGGTGCTCTCCGAGCAGCTCGGCTGGGCCGAGGGGCGGCGCGACGAGTTCGTGGCCGTCATGAGTCCGCCGCCGGCCGAAGCCAGCGACGGAGAGCCGTCCGCGCAGGACTGTGACCCGGACCTCATCGCGCGCTCCGCCGACTACGTGGCGCGCATCTGCGCCGAGCACCCCGACCACCCCGCGCTACAGGGCCTCACCGAGGAAGAGGCCGGCTACGTGATGTGGGGGCTCAGCAACGCCTACTTCATGCGCTGGATCGCACGCGGCGAGGCGGCCACGCCGCTCAGCCACGAGGCCAGCAAGATCGTGACGCTGTTCTTCCGTGGCTGCGCCGGCCTCAGCGAGCTGGCCAAGGCCTGA
- a CDS encoding GatB/YqeY domain-containing protein — protein MTTADKKPSALEARLAEDLKQAMRDKNVVARETLRMLKAELLREQVKVDDPNDPQTEIDEMAIILRAVKTRRDSAADYQKGGRAELAANELAEVEVLNAYLPKAMDDDAARTALRAIAAELGITEKKQMGQLMKVVLERHRGSLDGQRASKLAGEFLS, from the coding sequence ATGACCACCGCCGACAAGAAGCCGAGCGCCCTCGAGGCGCGCCTCGCCGAAGACCTCAAGCAAGCCATGCGCGACAAGAACGTGGTGGCGCGCGAGACCCTGCGCATGCTGAAGGCGGAGCTGCTGCGCGAGCAGGTCAAGGTGGACGATCCGAACGATCCGCAGACCGAGATCGACGAGATGGCCATCATCCTGCGTGCGGTGAAGACGCGGCGTGACTCGGCGGCCGACTACCAGAAGGGTGGCCGCGCCGAGCTGGCGGCCAACGAGCTCGCGGAGGTGGAGGTGCTCAACGCGTACCTCCCGAAGGCCATGGACGACGACGCGGCGCGCACAGCGCTGCGGGCCATCGCGGCCGAGCTGGGGATCACCGAGAAGAAGCAGATGGGGCAGCTGATGAAGGTGGTCCTCGAGCGTCACCGTGGGTCGCTCGACGGGCAGCGGGCGTCCAAGCTGGCCGGCGAATTCTTGAGCTGA
- a CDS encoding ABC-F family ATP-binding cassette domain-containing protein — protein MPILVATGISKAFGPRVLLDKVDLSVHAGERVGIVGINGSGKSTLCKILAGIEPADAGEVIRRRDATIEYLAQEPVLPDDRTAREVVREGLRAWAEAYETHAAASEALSSPDADYDKLLDIQAKAGAEVERLGGWDRGHLVDAMLGHLKVLEPDALVGRMSGGERRRVALARLLVSQPSLAILDEPTNHLDVDTIEWLEHYLAESYGGALVLITHDRYVLDRVVTRTLEVDDGHVHSYDGAWEEYLMAKAERQSHEARSERNRQNFLRTELEWLRRSPKARTTKSQSRVDRAEAARDQQGPTQHGRAGFTLETTRLGKTIVDLREVSIGFGDRTLIRDMTFMLSSGMRLGVVGPNGAGKSTLLKLLVGQLQPDSGEVVVGKNTEIAYFDQGRSGLDDSADLMHNVAGNDDKVTFRGERIDVRTYLARFLFAPDRMRQKVIALSGGERARVALAKLLLKPSNVLLLDEPTNDLDVATLSSLEEMLTESNATAVVVSHDRYFLDRVATHILAFEGDGVVVPYAGNYELYRTLKAAALAETMDASRAATASNKAAAASARAAEASAAKAPSIAPAPKVVLNKLTSKERRELDGMMEAIERAEHELAALDAQLADPTLYAERAGEVRAVTDKQQAASAKVEALMTRWDELERRRQALG, from the coding sequence ATGCCCATCCTCGTTGCCACCGGTATCAGCAAAGCGTTCGGGCCGCGCGTGCTGCTCGACAAAGTCGACCTCTCCGTCCATGCGGGCGAGCGCGTTGGCATCGTGGGCATCAACGGGTCGGGCAAGTCCACGCTCTGCAAGATCCTCGCGGGCATCGAGCCGGCCGACGCGGGCGAGGTCATCCGCCGCCGCGACGCCACCATCGAGTACCTGGCGCAGGAGCCCGTGCTGCCGGACGACCGCACGGCGCGCGAGGTGGTGCGCGAGGGGCTGCGCGCCTGGGCCGAGGCCTACGAGACGCACGCTGCGGCGAGCGAGGCGCTGTCTTCGCCCGACGCCGACTACGACAAGCTGCTGGACATCCAGGCCAAGGCCGGCGCCGAGGTGGAGCGCCTGGGGGGCTGGGACCGCGGTCACCTGGTGGACGCCATGCTGGGGCACCTCAAGGTGCTGGAGCCGGACGCCCTGGTGGGCCGCATGAGCGGTGGCGAGCGGCGGCGCGTGGCCCTGGCGCGCCTGCTGGTTTCGCAGCCCAGCCTGGCCATCTTGGACGAGCCCACCAACCACCTCGACGTGGACACCATCGAGTGGCTCGAGCACTACCTGGCCGAGAGCTACGGCGGCGCGCTGGTGCTCATCACGCATGACCGCTACGTGCTCGACCGCGTGGTGACGCGCACGCTCGAGGTGGACGACGGCCACGTGCACTCCTACGACGGCGCCTGGGAGGAGTACCTGATGGCGAAGGCCGAGCGGCAGTCGCACGAGGCCCGCTCGGAGCGCAACCGTCAGAATTTCCTGCGCACGGAGCTCGAGTGGCTGCGACGCTCGCCCAAGGCGCGCACCACCAAGAGCCAGTCGCGGGTGGACCGCGCCGAGGCCGCGCGCGACCAGCAGGGCCCCACGCAGCACGGCCGCGCGGGCTTCACGCTCGAGACCACCCGTCTCGGCAAGACCATCGTGGACCTGCGCGAGGTGAGCATCGGGTTCGGGGACCGCACGTTGATCCGCGACATGACCTTCATGCTGTCGAGCGGCATGCGCCTCGGGGTGGTGGGGCCGAACGGCGCCGGCAAGAGCACGCTGCTGAAGCTCTTGGTGGGCCAGCTGCAGCCTGACTCGGGCGAGGTGGTGGTCGGCAAGAACACCGAGATCGCGTACTTCGACCAAGGACGCAGCGGCCTCGATGACAGCGCCGACCTGATGCACAACGTGGCGGGCAACGACGACAAGGTCACGTTCCGCGGCGAGCGCATCGACGTGCGCACGTACCTCGCGCGCTTCTTGTTCGCCCCGGACCGCATGCGACAAAAGGTCATCGCGCTGTCGGGTGGTGAGCGGGCCCGCGTGGCGCTGGCCAAGCTGCTGCTCAAGCCGTCCAACGTGCTGCTGCTGGACGAGCCCACCAACGACCTCGACGTGGCCACGCTGAGCTCGCTCGAGGAGATGCTGACCGAGTCGAACGCCACCGCCGTGGTGGTCAGCCACGACCGCTACTTCCTCGACCGCGTGGCCACGCACATCCTGGCCTTCGAGGGCGACGGCGTGGTGGTCCCCTACGCCGGCAACTACGAGCTGTACCGCACCCTGAAGGCCGCCGCGCTGGCCGAGACCATGGACGCGTCACGCGCCGCCACCGCCAGCAACAAGGCCGCCGCAGCGAGCGCGCGGGCTGCCGAGGCGAGCGCCGCCAAAGCACCGTCCATCGCCCCCGCGCCGAAGGTGGTGCTGAACAAGCTCACCAGCAAAGAGCGCCGCGAGCTGGACGGCATGATGGAGGCCATCGAGCGCGCCGAGCACGAGCTGGCGGCGCTGGACGCGCAGCTGGCCGACCCCACGCTGTACGCCGAGCGGGCGGGCGAAGTGCGCGCCGTGACCGACAAGCAGCAGGCCGCCAGCGCCAAGGTGGAGGCGCTCATGACGCGCTGGGACGAGCTCGAGCGAAGGCGCCAGGCGCTGGGGTGA
- a CDS encoding efflux RND transporter permease subunit, whose translation MVLRTDARFASVEELGRTTIATVQGIPVSLAEVATIEDSFEERASITRLDGRPAVAVQLIKQSDANTVAVAREVHERMAELNATAPAGITIQMVQDNSTTIVASIETVQLDLVLGALLAIVIIFIFLRDWRATLISALALPTSVIGTFAFVKVMGFTLNMMTTLALSLSIGILIDDAIVVIENIVRRRTVLKETAMEAAQRGTAEIGLAVFATTMSIVAVFVPVAFMEGMIGQFFYEFGLTVAVAVLLSLFVSFTLTPMLSARFLGDHHGASTGLSAKIEAVLDWFDARYRGVIRFALRNRTITFGAASAVLVASFGVAGMLGFEFIPMEDKSQFLVRMELPPGASLEATDEAAAQVANALREIPGVSSTFATVGGGAQEQRNLATVLVLLEPRAARAYHQTEIMAFARERFAGSTEFTSSVEAADDNGSGGQRNAEVQLDLRGNDLEELQASAQRIVAALHERGGYVDVDTSFRTGKPEMRVEVRRAVIDDLGISADTVASTARTLFAGTVATSIEDESNQIDVRVRLPESARNIYTASHANIISAQGRPVPLGILADVSLVSGPSRVDRQSRQRQVTVYANLSGKPLGDAMAEVQAISDDVVGEGVTAAFGGTAQMMEESMASMLLSIFLAVICVYMILAAQFESFLHPLTIMSSLPFSLIGAFGALLLTGNTMTIFAMIGLIMLFGLVTKNAILLIDFAIQLRGEGQSIPLALENAGATRLRPILMTTGAMIFGMLPVAIGHGDGGEVRAPMGIVVIGGLITSTVLTLVVVPVLYSLLEGGRLRVARLFSRATETPPTTEATVS comes from the coding sequence ATGGTGCTGCGTACTGACGCGCGCTTCGCCAGTGTGGAGGAGCTGGGCCGCACCACCATCGCCACGGTGCAGGGCATCCCCGTGTCGCTCGCCGAAGTGGCCACCATCGAAGACAGCTTCGAGGAGCGCGCCTCCATCACGCGCCTCGACGGGCGCCCGGCCGTGGCCGTGCAGCTCATCAAGCAGAGCGACGCCAACACCGTCGCGGTGGCCCGCGAGGTGCACGAGCGCATGGCCGAGCTCAACGCCACGGCGCCTGCCGGCATCACCATCCAGATGGTGCAGGACAACTCCACCACGATCGTGGCGTCCATCGAGACCGTGCAGCTCGACCTCGTGCTGGGCGCGCTCCTGGCCATCGTCATCATCTTCATCTTCCTGCGCGACTGGCGCGCCACGCTGATCAGCGCCCTGGCGCTGCCCACCTCGGTCATCGGCACGTTCGCGTTCGTGAAGGTCATGGGCTTCACGCTCAACATGATGACCACGCTCGCGCTCTCGCTCTCCATTGGCATCCTGATCGACGACGCCATCGTGGTCATCGAGAACATCGTGCGGCGGCGCACCGTGCTCAAGGAGACGGCCATGGAGGCGGCGCAGCGTGGCACCGCCGAGATCGGCCTGGCCGTGTTCGCCACCACCATGTCCATCGTGGCGGTGTTCGTGCCGGTGGCCTTCATGGAGGGCATGATCGGCCAGTTCTTCTACGAGTTCGGCCTCACCGTGGCCGTGGCCGTGCTGCTGTCGCTGTTCGTGTCCTTCACGCTCACGCCCATGCTCTCGGCGCGCTTCCTGGGCGATCACCACGGGGCCAGCACCGGGCTCTCGGCCAAGATCGAGGCCGTGCTCGACTGGTTCGACGCGCGCTACCGCGGCGTCATCCGCTTCGCGCTGCGCAACCGCACCATCACCTTCGGCGCGGCGAGCGCCGTGCTGGTGGCCAGCTTCGGCGTGGCCGGCATGCTGGGCTTCGAGTTCATCCCCATGGAGGACAAGTCGCAGTTCCTCGTGCGCATGGAGCTGCCCCCGGGCGCCAGCCTCGAGGCCACGGACGAGGCCGCGGCCCAGGTGGCCAACGCCCTGCGCGAGATCCCCGGCGTCTCGTCCACCTTCGCCACGGTGGGCGGTGGCGCCCAAGAGCAGCGCAACCTGGCGACCGTGCTGGTGCTGCTCGAGCCGCGGGCGGCGCGCGCCTATCACCAGACCGAGATCATGGCCTTCGCACGTGAGCGCTTCGCGGGCTCGACCGAGTTCACTTCGTCGGTGGAGGCGGCCGACGACAATGGATCGGGTGGCCAGCGCAACGCCGAGGTGCAGCTCGACCTGCGCGGCAACGACCTCGAGGAGCTGCAGGCCAGCGCCCAGCGCATCGTCGCGGCTCTGCACGAGCGTGGTGGCTACGTGGACGTGGACACCAGCTTCCGCACCGGCAAGCCCGAGATGCGCGTCGAGGTGCGGCGCGCCGTCATCGACGACCTCGGCATCTCCGCCGACACCGTGGCCAGCACCGCGCGCACGCTCTTCGCCGGCACGGTGGCCACCAGCATCGAGGACGAGTCCAACCAGATCGACGTGCGGGTGCGTCTGCCGGAGTCGGCCCGCAACATCTACACGGCGTCGCACGCCAACATCATCTCGGCGCAGGGCCGGCCCGTGCCCCTGGGCATCCTCGCCGACGTCTCGCTGGTCAGCGGCCCGAGCCGCGTGGACCGCCAGTCGCGTCAGCGGCAAGTCACGGTCTACGCCAACCTCAGCGGCAAGCCCCTCGGCGACGCCATGGCCGAGGTGCAGGCCATCTCGGACGACGTGGTGGGCGAGGGCGTCACGGCGGCCTTCGGCGGCACCGCGCAGATGATGGAGGAGAGCATGGCCAGCATGCTGCTCTCCATCTTCCTGGCCGTGATCTGCGTGTACATGATCCTCGCGGCGCAGTTCGAGAGCTTCCTGCACCCGCTCACCATCATGAGCTCGCTGCCCTTCTCGCTGATCGGGGCGTTCGGCGCGCTGCTCCTCACGGGCAACACCATGACCATCTTCGCCATGATCGGCCTCATCATGCTGTTCGGCCTGGTCACCAAGAACGCCATCTTGCTCATCGACTTCGCCATCCAGCTGCGCGGTGAGGGCCAGTCCATCCCGCTGGCGCTCGAGAACGCGGGCGCCACACGCCTGCGGCCCATCTTGATGACCACGGGCGCCATGATCTTCGGCATGTTGCCGGTGGCCATCGGCCACGGTGACGGTGGCGAGGTGCGCGCGCCCATGGGCATCGTGGTCATCGGCGGCCTGATCACCTCGACGGTGCTCACGCTGGTGGTGGTGCCGGTGCTCTACTCGCTGCTCGAGGGCGGCCGCCTGCGCGTGGCGCGCCTGTTCTCGCGCGCCACCGAGACCCCTCCCACCACGGAAGCGACGGTGAGCTAG
- a CDS encoding TolC family protein, with the protein MTRFSFVLTLLACSLHTGAPAIAQEATDFSDLSLLMGPVQEGLTADQVAVLAVTNAPQAEAAAAAQARAEAAYREVRVGLFPQLALQANYTRLSEVDLPPFDIGGTIIDNPFPQILNTYLLRASLSIPVTEIFLTTLPAMRAAERGQEAARFQTETQNRQLAIQGREAFYQLIQARARVIVAQDSVRLLESLLATTEAMVERGVVAAVELSEVRARLSSVRVVLLVAEGDAAIAEVALVQRIGGAPGDRVVIGESVFEEAAALPPALDGGRVTLALDARPEAQALRLLVEVRRAEARTTLGAQVPQLAVVGAIDYANPNQRIFPQTAEFRATWSVGVNLTWSPNAFAAARHRAAGINATVAEAEAQLRSLERAVTIEVYQADAALRAAAASMQSAQDAVDAAREAYESRVLRFEAGAATSNEVLDSETAVRRAQVDLVDAHLGYRLARARLDYALGLTPETR; encoded by the coding sequence ATGACTCGTTTCAGCTTCGTACTCACGCTGCTCGCCTGCTCACTGCACACCGGCGCGCCGGCGATCGCTCAGGAAGCCACTGATTTCAGTGACTTGAGCTTGCTGATGGGGCCCGTCCAAGAGGGCCTGACGGCCGATCAGGTCGCGGTCTTGGCTGTGACGAACGCTCCCCAGGCGGAGGCGGCGGCCGCAGCGCAGGCCCGGGCAGAGGCGGCCTATCGCGAGGTGCGGGTGGGCCTCTTCCCGCAGCTGGCGCTGCAGGCCAACTACACGCGGCTGTCCGAGGTGGACCTGCCGCCCTTCGACATCGGCGGCACCATCATCGACAACCCGTTCCCGCAGATCCTCAACACGTACCTGCTGCGGGCCTCGCTCTCCATCCCGGTGACCGAGATCTTCCTGACCACGCTCCCCGCCATGCGGGCGGCCGAGCGGGGGCAGGAGGCGGCGCGCTTCCAGACCGAGACGCAGAATCGCCAGCTGGCCATCCAGGGGCGCGAGGCGTTCTACCAGCTGATCCAGGCTCGCGCGCGCGTCATCGTGGCGCAGGACTCGGTGCGCCTGCTGGAGTCGCTCTTGGCCACCACCGAGGCCATGGTCGAGCGCGGCGTGGTGGCCGCCGTGGAGCTGTCCGAGGTGCGCGCGCGGCTGTCGTCGGTGCGTGTTGTGCTGCTGGTGGCCGAGGGCGACGCGGCCATCGCCGAGGTGGCGCTGGTGCAGCGCATCGGCGGCGCTCCAGGAGACCGCGTGGTGATCGGTGAGTCCGTCTTCGAAGAGGCCGCCGCCCTTCCGCCCGCCCTCGATGGTGGGCGCGTGACGCTGGCGCTCGACGCGCGCCCCGAGGCCCAGGCGCTGCGCCTCTTGGTGGAGGTGCGGCGGGCCGAGGCACGCACCACGCTCGGCGCGCAGGTGCCGCAGCTCGCGGTGGTGGGCGCCATCGACTACGCCAACCCCAACCAGCGCATCTTCCCGCAGACGGCCGAGTTCCGTGCCACGTGGAGCGTGGGCGTGAACCTCACCTGGTCACCCAACGCGTTCGCGGCCGCACGTCACCGCGCCGCCGGCATCAACGCTACTGTGGCGGAAGCGGAGGCGCAGCTGCGCAGCCTCGAGCGCGCCGTGACCATCGAGGTCTATCAGGCAGACGCCGCCCTGCGCGCCGCCGCAGCCTCCATGCAGAGCGCGCAAGACGCGGTGGACGCCGCCCGCGAGGCCTACGAGTCGCGCGTGCTGCGCTTCGAAGCGGGCGCCGCCACCTCCAACGAAGTGCTGGACAGCGAGACGGCCGTCCGCCGCGCCCAGGTCGACCTCGTCGACGCCCACCTCGGCTACCGGCTCGCGCGAGCGCGCCTCGACTATGCCCTTGGCCTGACCCCGGAGACACGATGA
- a CDS encoding efflux RND transporter periplasmic adaptor subunit, whose amino-acid sequence MIHAPNSGVAPLLSNLLSRSVKKLAPGVLSGTLLLVAGCSQEGAAQLPAVEAERATPVEVQVVTVTRGPIAYIPEIGAHLLPLRAVDIGADVTARVQRIFVEEGDTVRRNAPLIRLDARYARALAAQTEAMASSAQVQASQYAREFERIQPLAERGAMPVSQADQLAASRDAARASAEASRSAAGAAAVSLGSYTIRAPFAGVVESIPTELGAVVSPQGSGILRLLDLSEVDARVRVAESQLPGVQVGGVATAELRSLGIHIEGRIVRVGYELDPLTHTASVMVRFPNADGRLRAGMFAHVSFPQAAPVEGLVLPATGVRSTATESYVYVVQGNAARRVVVQVRPIDATNVMVLSGLEQGAQVIVHASQPLREDVEVRVAAAPAGAGSAAVPAAQPEPTPTPEPEAAE is encoded by the coding sequence ATGATCCACGCGCCGAACAGCGGAGTCGCCCCGCTCCTCTCGAACCTCCTCTCCCGCAGCGTCAAGAAGCTGGCTCCCGGCGTGCTGAGCGGCACGCTGCTGCTGGTGGCCGGCTGCTCGCAAGAGGGCGCGGCGCAGCTGCCTGCGGTCGAAGCCGAGCGCGCCACGCCGGTCGAGGTGCAGGTGGTCACCGTCACGCGCGGGCCCATCGCGTACATCCCGGAGATCGGCGCGCACCTCTTGCCGCTTCGCGCTGTGGACATCGGCGCCGACGTGACCGCGCGCGTCCAGCGCATCTTCGTGGAAGAGGGCGACACCGTGCGCCGCAACGCGCCGCTCATCCGCCTGGACGCGCGCTACGCCCGGGCGCTGGCCGCCCAGACCGAGGCGATGGCGTCTTCGGCGCAGGTGCAGGCCAGCCAGTACGCGCGCGAGTTCGAGCGCATCCAGCCGCTCGCCGAGCGCGGCGCCATGCCGGTGTCTCAGGCGGACCAGCTGGCCGCCAGCCGCGACGCCGCGCGCGCCTCGGCCGAGGCCTCGCGCTCGGCAGCGGGGGCGGCCGCCGTGTCGCTCGGAAGCTACACCATTCGTGCTCCGTTCGCGGGCGTGGTCGAGTCCATCCCCACCGAGCTGGGCGCCGTGGTCAGCCCGCAGGGCTCGGGCATCCTGCGCCTGCTGGACCTCTCCGAGGTGGACGCGCGCGTCCGCGTGGCCGAGTCGCAGCTGCCGGGCGTCCAAGTGGGCGGCGTGGCCACGGCCGAGCTGCGCTCACTGGGCATCCACATCGAGGGGCGCATCGTGCGCGTGGGCTACGAGCTCGACCCGCTGACGCACACGGCGTCGGTGATGGTGCGCTTCCCCAACGCCGACGGGCGCTTGCGCGCGGGCATGTTCGCCCACGTGAGCTTTCCGCAGGCCGCCCCGGTGGAGGGCCTGGTGCTCCCCGCGACGGGCGTGCGCAGCACCGCCACCGAGTCGTACGTCTACGTGGTGCAGGGCAACGCCGCGCGCCGCGTGGTGGTGCAGGTGCGGCCCATCGATGCGACCAACGTGATGGTGCTCTCGGGCCTCGAGCAGGGCGCTCAGGTCATCGTGCATGCCAGCCAGCCGCTGCGTGAAGACGTGGAGGTGCGCGTGGCGGCAGCCCCCGCGGGTGCAGGTAGCGCGGCGGTTCCGGCCGCCCAGCCAGAGCCCACGCCGACGCCGGAGCCGGAGGCCGCCGAATGA